From a single Calothrix sp. NIES-2098 genomic region:
- a CDS encoding single-stranded nucleic acid binding R3H, whose protein sequence is MTITDDLQKLLDILPQDLRQVLEDHPKRDSLVEVVLDLGRRPEARFPNQAEYLSEQPVTQEQIDDCIQRVGTFGGDNRAGIEQTLHRISAIRNRTGKIIGLTCRVGRAVFGTIGMIRDLVETGKSILMLGRPGVGKTTALREIARVLADELNKRVVIIDTSNEIAGDGDVAHPAIGRARRMQVAHPELQHQVMIEAVENHMPEVIVIDEIGTELEALAARTIAERGVQLVGTAHGNQIENLIKNPTLSDLVGGIQAVTLGDDEARRRGSQKTVLERKAPPTFEIAVEMLERQRWVVHESVADTVDTLLRGRQPSPQTRTVDEHGKVSITRQLSVVNGRGSGHQAAGEESFSGSRQANGWRSSGQMVALPPPSVERERVTGRSEFDRLLDESFNYAETIDFSASKHPGPNGEELPLHVYPYGVSRHQLEQVISVLSLPVVLTKDIDSADAILALRSHVKNHAKLRQMAKARHVPIHMIKSSTIPQITRGLRRLLNIDDPEIADDRELQLFLHSGSDDEMDALEEARLAVEQIVIPKGQPVELLPRSPQVRKMQHELVEHYRLKSHSFGEEPNRRLRIYPA, encoded by the coding sequence ATGACGATTACAGACGATCTCCAAAAGTTGTTAGACATTTTGCCCCAAGACTTACGGCAAGTATTAGAAGATCATCCTAAACGAGACAGTTTAGTTGAAGTAGTCTTGGATCTGGGTCGTCGCCCAGAGGCTCGCTTTCCTAATCAAGCTGAGTATCTGAGCGAACAGCCCGTAACTCAAGAACAGATAGATGATTGCATTCAGCGAGTCGGAACCTTTGGCGGAGATAATCGGGCAGGAATTGAGCAAACTTTGCACCGGATCAGCGCCATCCGCAACCGCACCGGTAAGATAATTGGTCTGACTTGTCGGGTCGGTCGGGCGGTATTCGGCACCATTGGCATGATTCGCGATTTGGTAGAAACTGGTAAATCGATTCTGATGCTGGGGCGGCCAGGAGTCGGTAAAACTACTGCCTTACGGGAAATTGCTCGTGTTTTAGCTGATGAACTCAATAAACGGGTAGTAATTATCGACACCTCCAATGAAATTGCTGGGGATGGAGATGTTGCCCACCCCGCTATTGGTCGCGCCAGACGAATGCAAGTAGCTCATCCAGAGCTTCAGCATCAAGTGATGATTGAAGCAGTAGAAAATCATATGCCAGAAGTCATCGTGATTGATGAAATTGGCACAGAACTGGAGGCTTTGGCAGCTCGTACCATTGCGGAACGAGGCGTGCAGCTAGTAGGTACTGCGCACGGAAACCAGATAGAAAACCTAATTAAAAACCCCACGCTGTCTGATTTGGTGGGGGGTATCCAAGCGGTGACTTTAGGAGATGACGAAGCCAGACGCCGAGGCAGTCAAAAGACTGTTTTGGAACGCAAAGCTCCTCCTACCTTTGAGATTGCTGTGGAAATGTTAGAACGCCAACGCTGGGTAGTACACGAAAGTGTTGCTGACACGGTAGATACTCTGCTGAGGGGACGCCAGCCAAGCCCGCAAACTAGAACTGTTGACGAACATGGCAAGGTTTCTATTACCCGCCAACTCTCGGTAGTTAACGGTCGCGGTAGCGGACATCAAGCAGCCGGGGAGGAATCTTTTTCTGGATCTCGACAGGCTAATGGTTGGCGTTCATCTGGACAAATGGTAGCCTTACCACCGCCTTCTGTAGAGAGGGAAAGAGTTACTGGGCGTAGTGAATTTGACCGCTTGCTAGATGAGTCTTTTAATTACGCAGAAACCATTGATTTTAGTGCTAGCAAACATCCAGGCCCAAATGGCGAAGAGTTACCACTGCACGTTTACCCCTATGGTGTTAGCCGCCATCAACTAGAACAGGTAATCAGCGTGCTATCTTTGCCAGTGGTATTGACAAAAGATATCGATAGTGCTGATGCAATTTTGGCACTGCGATCGCACGTCAAAAACCATGCCAAATTAAGGCAAATGGCCAAAGCCCGTCATGTACCCATTCACATGATTAAATCCAGCACGATTCCGCAAATTACCCGTGGCTTGCGGCGCTTGCTGAACATTGACGACCCAGAAATCGCAGATGACCGAGAACTGCAACTGTTTTTACACAGTGGTAGCGATGACGAAATGGATGCCCTAGAAGAAGCTAGGCTGGCAGTAGAACAGATAGTTATTCCTAAAGGACAACCAGTGGAGTTATTGCCCCGTTCTCCCCAAGTCCGCAAAATGCAACATGAGTTGGTAGAACATTATCGGCTCAAGTCCCATAGTTTTGGTGAAGAACCAAATCGCCGCTTAAGGATTTATCCGGCTTAA
- a CDS encoding molybdenum ABC transporter, periplasmic binding protein, which translates to MRDRTLAMNRRRILALIGTAIASLVLTISLPTLAPSPVVAQSNTNLLVSAAASLKDALEEIKLLYQQSQPNVNISYNFGASGALQQQIEQGAPADIFVSAGKKQVDALEQKGLLLAGTRTILAKNRLVLVVPKSSVGVTSFYNLKDSKIKKIAIGEPRSVPAGQYGEQVLQKLKLLPQVKSKLVYANNVRQVLAAVESGNADAGLVYITDAKISDKVKVVVAADEKYHSAIVYPLAVLKGSKNAAAAKDFAQYLTSTQAKGVLQKFGFILP; encoded by the coding sequence ATGCGCGATCGCACTTTGGCTATGAACAGAAGACGAATTCTCGCTTTGATTGGTACAGCAATTGCTAGCCTAGTATTGACAATTAGCTTACCAACATTGGCACCCTCGCCAGTAGTCGCACAGTCTAATACCAACCTTCTGGTGTCTGCTGCTGCTAGCTTGAAAGATGCATTAGAAGAAATTAAGCTTCTGTACCAACAAAGTCAGCCAAACGTCAATATTAGTTACAACTTTGGGGCTTCTGGCGCTTTACAGCAACAAATTGAGCAAGGCGCACCCGCAGACATATTTGTTTCTGCGGGTAAAAAGCAGGTTGATGCTTTAGAACAAAAAGGACTTCTGCTTGCAGGTACTCGTACAATTCTGGCAAAAAACCGCCTAGTCTTAGTTGTACCCAAGAGTAGTGTAGGTGTAACTAGCTTCTACAATCTCAAAGACTCTAAAATTAAAAAAATTGCGATCGGCGAACCGAGAAGCGTACCCGCAGGACAATATGGCGAACAAGTGCTTCAGAAGTTGAAACTTTTACCCCAAGTCAAATCGAAATTAGTTTACGCTAACAATGTGCGCCAAGTTTTAGCTGCTGTAGAAAGTGGCAACGCTGATGCAGGTTTAGTTTATATTACAGATGCCAAAATCTCTGACAAAGTAAAAGTCGTAGTCGCTGCTGACGAAAAATATCATTCTGCGATCGTTTATCCCCTAGCCGTACTCAAAGGTAGTAAAAATGCTGCTGCGGCTAAAGATTTTGCTCAGTATTTAACTAGTACTCAGGCCAAGGGTGTACTTCAGAAATTTGGTTTTATTCTGCCTTAA